The proteins below are encoded in one region of Rhinolophus sinicus isolate RSC01 linkage group LG07, ASM3656204v1, whole genome shotgun sequence:
- the TNFAIP8L1 gene encoding tumor necrosis factor alpha-induced protein 8-like protein 1 isoform X1, translating into MGAKGHPAQPGTSGKDSRRLMDTFSTKSLALQAQKKLLSKVASKATVAVFVDDTSSEVLDELYRATKEFTRSRKEAQKVVKNLIKVAVKLGILLRGGQLGGEELALLQRFRQRARRLAMTAVSFYQVDFTFDRRVLAAALLECRDLLHQAVGAHLTAKSHGRINHVFGHFADCDFLAALYSPAEPYRSHLRRICDGLTRMLDEDSI; encoded by the coding sequence GGCTGATGGACACGTTCAGCACCAAGAGCCTGGCCCTGCAGGCCCAGAAGAAGCTCCTGAGCAAGGTGGCGTCCAAGGCGACAGTGGCTGTGTTTGTGGACGACACGAGCAGTGAGGTGCTGGACGAGCTGTACCGCGCCACTAAGGAGTTCACCCGCAGCCGCAAGGAGGCTCAGAAAGTGGTCAAGAACCTGATCAAGGTGGCGGTGAAGCTGGGCATTCTGCTCCGTGGCGGCCAGCTGGGCGGCGAGGAGCTGGCGCTCCTGCAGCGCTTCCGCCAGAGGGCGCGCCGCCTGGCCATGACGGCGGTCAGCTTCTACCAGGTGGACTTCACCTTTGACCGGCGCGTGCTGGCCGCTGCCCTGCTCGAGTGCCGGGACCTGCTGCACCAGGCTGTGGGCGCGCACCTGACCGCCAAGTCCCACGGTCGCATCAACCACGTGTTTGGCCACTTTGCCGACTGCGACTTCCTGGCCGCGCTCTACAGCCCCGCGGAGCCGTACCGCTCGCACCTGCGCCGGATCTGCGACGGGCTCACCAGGATGCTGGACGAGGACAGCATATGA
- the TNFAIP8L1 gene encoding tumor necrosis factor alpha-induced protein 8-like protein 1 isoform X2, with product MDTFSTKSLALQAQKKLLSKVASKATVAVFVDDTSSEVLDELYRATKEFTRSRKEAQKVVKNLIKVAVKLGILLRGGQLGGEELALLQRFRQRARRLAMTAVSFYQVDFTFDRRVLAAALLECRDLLHQAVGAHLTAKSHGRINHVFGHFADCDFLAALYSPAEPYRSHLRRICDGLTRMLDEDSI from the coding sequence ATGGACACGTTCAGCACCAAGAGCCTGGCCCTGCAGGCCCAGAAGAAGCTCCTGAGCAAGGTGGCGTCCAAGGCGACAGTGGCTGTGTTTGTGGACGACACGAGCAGTGAGGTGCTGGACGAGCTGTACCGCGCCACTAAGGAGTTCACCCGCAGCCGCAAGGAGGCTCAGAAAGTGGTCAAGAACCTGATCAAGGTGGCGGTGAAGCTGGGCATTCTGCTCCGTGGCGGCCAGCTGGGCGGCGAGGAGCTGGCGCTCCTGCAGCGCTTCCGCCAGAGGGCGCGCCGCCTGGCCATGACGGCGGTCAGCTTCTACCAGGTGGACTTCACCTTTGACCGGCGCGTGCTGGCCGCTGCCCTGCTCGAGTGCCGGGACCTGCTGCACCAGGCTGTGGGCGCGCACCTGACCGCCAAGTCCCACGGTCGCATCAACCACGTGTTTGGCCACTTTGCCGACTGCGACTTCCTGGCCGCGCTCTACAGCCCCGCGGAGCCGTACCGCTCGCACCTGCGCCGGATCTGCGACGGGCTCACCAGGATGCTGGACGAGGACAGCATATGA